From the genome of Eucalyptus grandis isolate ANBG69807.140 chromosome 2, ASM1654582v1, whole genome shotgun sequence, one region includes:
- the LOC104434459 gene encoding multicopper oxidase LPR1 homolog 1: protein MDIGLLSGWVLSMILVGWAVTDAQTPPPPPVTDATLFQVASSLQMYVDQLPQIPKLFGYNMVNSVPQPANLTIGMYEKTWKFHRDLPATTVFAYGTSAANATVPGPAIEAIQNVPTYVTWQNFLPQSHILPWDPTIPTAIPKNGGVPTVVHLHGGISPPQSDGHALAWFTANFNETGPTWTQRTYTYPNTQHAGNLWYHDHAVGLTRVNLLAGLIGPYIIRNVSLDARLNLPLGPVFDQILMIFDRSFNTDGSLYINSTGVNPSIHPQWQPEYFGDAVIVNGKAWPYLQVQRRKHRFRIINTSNARYYRLSLTNNLTFTQIGSDGSYLPNPVTTQTILLSPSEGADAVVDFSMTAANETVLTNDAPYPYPGGNPVDQLNSKVMKFIIQPGAPSPTDNSSVPPNLKTYPVASNAIGMANTTRYITLYEYLTPAGTSTHLYINGLRFEDPVTETPRVGTTEIWEVINLTGDNHPFHMHLAAFQAVKIQQLVDLAGFTSCMTQLNDAISCNITGHATGPLVDVPLTERTWKNVVKMAPGYMTTLLVQFFVVDDAYSPYPFDATAEPGYVYHRHILDHEDNAMIRPMKLVH, encoded by the exons ATGGACATTGGGCTATTGTCCGGTTGGGTTCTCTCGATGATTCTCGTGGGTTGGGCCGTGACGGATGCCCAAACGCCTCCTCCGCCTCCAGTGACAGATGCGACCTTGTTCCAAGTGGCCTCTTCGCTCCAAATGTACGTTGACCAACTCCCACAGATTCCCAAGCTCTTCGGTTACAACATGGTCAACAGTGTGCCGCAGCCTGCCAATCTCACCATCGGCATGTACGAGAAAACATGG AAATTCCATCGTGATTTACCGGCCACTACCGTATTTGCTTACGGTACATCGGCAGCGAATGCCACCGTACCCGGCCCTGCCATCGAAGCCATCCAAAATGTGCCTACCTACGTGACGTGGCAGAACTTCCTCCCCCAATCCCACATCCTCCCGTGGGATCCGACCATCCCAACGGCCATCCCCAAGAATGGGGGCGTCCCGACCGTGGTGCATCTACACGGCGGGATCAGCCCGCCGCAGTCGGACGGCCACGCCTTGGCCTGGTTCACCGCCAATTTCAACGAGACGGGGCCCACATGGACCCAGCGAACCTACACCTATCCGAACACGCAGCACGCCGGCAACCTCTGGTACCACGACCATGCCGTGGGACTGACGCGCGTCAACCTCTTGGCCGGCCTGATCGGGCCTTACATCATAAGGAACGTCTCCCTGGACGCCAGGTTGAACCTCCCTCTCGGTCCTGTGTTTGACCAGATCCTCATGATCTTTGATCGAAGCTTCAACACGGACGGCTCGCTATACATCAACTCCACCGGCGTGAACCCCAGCATCCATCCCCAGTGGCAGCCGGAGTACTTCGGCGACGCTGTCATAGTCAACGGCAAGGCCTGGCCGTACCTCCAGGTCCAGCGCAGAAAGCACAGGTTCCGCATAATCAATACGTCCAATGCCAGGTACTACCGCCTCTCCTTGACCAACAATTTGACTTTCACCCAGATCGGGTCGGACGGGTCTTACCTCCCGAACCCGGTGACCACTCAGACGATCCTCCTGAGCCCTTCCGAGGGTGCCGATGCAGTGGTCGACTTCTCCATGACCGCAGCAAATGAGACCGTCCTGACCAATGACGCGCCGTACCCGTACCCGGGCGGCAATCCAGTGGATCAGCTAAACAGTAAGGTAATGAAATTCATCATCCAACCCGGGGCTCCGAGCCCAACTGACAATTCCAGTGTCCCTCCAAACCTAAAAACTTACCCGGTAGCCTCAAATGCCATCGGCATGGCCAACACCACCCGGTACATTACACTCTATGAGTACCTAACTCCGGCCGGCACTTCGACCCATCTGTATATAAACGGGTTGAGATTCGAGGACCCGGTCACGGAGACTCCGAGAGTCGGGACGACGGAGATCTGGGAGGTGATCAACTTGACGGGGGATAACCACCCGTTTCACATGCACTTGGCTGCGTTCCAGGCCGTGAAGATCCAGCAGCTGGTGGACCTGGCCGGGTTCACCTCGTGCATGACCCAGTTGAACGATGCCATCTCATGCAACATCACGGGCCACGCGACAGGCCCGCTGGTGGACGTGCCGCTTACAGAGAGGACGTGGAAGAACGTGGTGAAGATGGCGCCCGGGTACATGACGACGCTCCTGGTGCAGTTCTTCGTAGTTGACGATGCGTACTCACCGTACCCGTTTGACGCGACTGCGGAGCCTGGTTACGTTTATCACCGCCAC ATTCTTGATCACGAAGACAATGCAATGATCCGTCCTATGAAGCTCGTTCACTGA